From Cystobacter fuscus DSM 2262:
GCCGCCTCGGCCCTCTTCGCCACCGTCACCACGGATGCCTCGTGCGGCGCCGTCAACGCCATGCATGACAGCTTCATGCCGCTCGGGGGGCTGGTGCCCCTGGTGAACATGCAGTTGGGCGAGGTCATCTTCGGCGGCGTCGGCGCGGGCCTCTACGGCATCCTCGTCATGGTGGTGCTCGCCGTCTTCATCGCCGGCCTCATGGTGGGCCGCACGCCCGAGTACCTCGGCAAGAAGATCGAGGCGCGCGAGATGAAGCTCGCCATGTTGTACGTGCTCATCTTCCCGCTCGTCATCCTCGGTCTGAGCGCGGTGGCGGCGGTGCTTCCCCAGGGCGTGTCCTCGCTCAACAACGCCGGGCCCCATGGCCTGTCCGAGCTGCTGTATGCCTTCACCAGCGGCACGGCCAACAACGGCAGTGCCTTCGCCGGCCTCAACGCCAACACGCCCTTCTGGAACGTGAGCCTCGGCCTGTCCATGCTCGCCGGGCGCTTCCTGATGATCGTCCCGGTGCTGGCGCTCGCGGGCGGCATGGTGGGCAAGAAGGTCGTGGCGGCGGGCCCGGGCACCTTCCCCACCCACGGCGGACTCTTCACGGGGCTGTTGGTGAGCGTCGTCGTCATCGTGGGCGCGCTCACCTTCTTCCCCGCTCTCTCCCTCGGTCCCCTCGTCGAGCACTTCCTCGCCGGGGCCGGAAAGGCGTTCTGACATGTCCTCGCTCCTCGAACCGGCGCTCCTCAAGCAGGCCAGTCTGGACAGCCTGCGCAAGCTTCACCCCCGGCACGTGGCCCGCAACCCCGTGATGTTCGTGGTGTGGGCGGGCAGTGTGCTCACCACGGTGCTGGTGGTGAAGGACCTCGTGGCCCCGGGGCCCGACGCCACGCCCGCGTGGTTCACCGTGGGGGTGACGCTCTGGCTGTGGTTCACCGTGCTCTTCGCCAACTTCGCCGAGGCCGTGGCCGAGGGCCGGGGCAAGGCCCAGGCGGGTGCCCTGCGCAAGATGCGCCGGGACACGCCCGCGCGCAGGCTCGTGGATGGACGCGAGGAGCGGGTGTCCGCGCCGGACCTGCGCAAGGACGACCGCGTGGTGTGCGAGGCGGGAGACCTCATCCCCGGGGATGGCGAGGTGGTGGAGGGCATCGCCAGCGTGGACGAGTCCGCCATCACCGGCGAGTCCGCCCCCGTCATCCGGGAGTCCGGTGGAGACCGCTCGTCCGTGACGGGCGGCACCAAGGTGCTCTCCGACCGCATCGTGGTGCGCATCACCGCGAACCCGGGCGAGTCCTTCCTGGATCGGATGATCGGCCTGGTGGAGGGCGCGGCGCGGCAGAAGACGCCCAATGAGATCGCCCTGCACATCCTCCTGGTGGGGCTCACCGTCGTCTTCCTGCTCGCGTGTGTGTCGCTGGTGCCGCTCGCGCTCTACTCGGGGGTGAGGCTGTCGGGGACGGCGGTGGTGGCGCTGCTCGTGTGTCTCATTCCCACGACGATCGGCGGCTTGCTGTCGGCCATCGGCATCGCGGGCATGGACCGGCTCCTGCGCAAGAACGTGCTCGCCATGAGCGGCCGGGCGGTGGAGGCGGCGGGAGACGTGGACACGCTGCTGCTCGACAAGACGGGCACCATCACCCTGGGCAACCGCATGGCCACGGAGCTGCTCCCCCTGCCGGGCGTGCGCATGGAGGACCTGGCCGAGGCCTCGCAGCTCGCGAGCCTCGCGGACGAGACGCCCGAGGGCCGCTCCATCGTCGTGCTGGTGAAGGACACCTACAAGATGCGTCCCCGCGAGCTCCAGGCGCACCAGGCCACCTTCGTGGCGTTCTCCGCCCAGACGCGCATGAGCGGGTGCGACCTCGTGGATCCTCACCCTCGCGCC
This genomic window contains:
- the kdpB gene encoding potassium-transporting ATPase subunit KdpB: MSSLLEPALLKQASLDSLRKLHPRHVARNPVMFVVWAGSVLTTVLVVKDLVAPGPDATPAWFTVGVTLWLWFTVLFANFAEAVAEGRGKAQAGALRKMRRDTPARRLVDGREERVSAPDLRKDDRVVCEAGDLIPGDGEVVEGIASVDESAITGESAPVIRESGGDRSSVTGGTKVLSDRIVVRITANPGESFLDRMIGLVEGAARQKTPNEIALHILLVGLTVVFLLACVSLVPLALYSGVRLSGTAVVALLVCLIPTTIGGLLSAIGIAGMDRLLRKNVLAMSGRAVEAAGDVDTLLLDKTGTITLGNRMATELLPLPGVRMEDLAEASQLASLADETPEGRSIVVLVKDTYKMRPRELQAHQATFVAFSAQTRMSGCDLVDPHPRAIRKGAVDAVIRYVESQGATVPPELRETAARIGDAGGTPLAVADGVRVLGLIHLKDVVKGGIKERFERFRAMGIRTVMITGDNPRTAGAIAREAGVDDFLAEATPEAKLALIRAEQAKGKLVAMTGDGTNDAPALAQADVGVAMNTGTQAAKEAGNMVDLDSNPTKLLEVVEVGKQLLMTRGTLTTFSIANDVAKYFAILPALFLGVFPEMRPLDIMGLTSPYSAILSAVIFNALIIIALIPLALRGVRYRPLGAAALLRRSLLLYGVGGVLVPFIGIKAIDVVLTAVGLA